GACCCGGTTGGTGCAGTCCTGCTCACCGGGACGTTCACATCCCCCAGTAAGATAGACTTTCCCGTCCAGCACGGCAGCCGCCGTATATGCCAGGGCGATGGGGAGGGAGGGAAAAGGGCGCGTGGTGACAGTGCCGTCCGCGGCGTTCAGCAGGTAAACGTCTTTCCGGTGTCCTTCCCTGTCGCAGCCGCCGATGCACAGCAGGCCTTCCCTGACGCTGGCGGAGGCTCCGTAGGCATAGGGCACGGGCAGTGTTCCGGCCTCTTTCCATGCGTTTTCCTTCGGAGAGAGCGTAAAGACGCGGTCCGTCCATGTTTTGGGGCCCCCTTCAAGCATGGGCTTTTCCGGGAAGTTGGTTCCTCCTGCACAAATCATTATTTCTCCGCAGGTTCCTGCGTACATGCCGGCGAAGCCTTCCGGATCGGGAAGGGAGGGTAAAGGTGTCCAGGATGAAGAATAGCGGCTCATAACGCGTGTAAATGATTACGCCGTATAATAGCAAAAACCGGCGGCTGCGCCAGTATTAACCTCTGGTCCTATTTTTTTGAATAAATTCCTTTCCTCGCGCCTCTTACCAACGTAGAAGAGGTTAATCATATGAAAACCGGGACCCGTTTTTTGATTTTATGTCTCCTGGCGCCTGCCGCCCTGGCGGAAAATATGTCTCTGCGGTCCGGCAGGGTGCTGGAAGACGCCGTGGTGGTGTCTTCCGGAGATGATTTTGTCAATATCCAGTATACGGACGGGGTAGCCAAGGTTTCCTATAAGGATCTGACGGATGCCCAGCAAAGGGATTACAAGATGACGCCGGATGAGGTGAGGGCCAGACTGGAGCAGCGAAGGATGGAGGAAGCGGCGCGCAGAAAGAAAGCGGAAGAAGCCAGGAAGGCGGCCGATGAAGAAGCCAGGAAAATCCGGGAATCCCTGTCTGAGGCGGAGCGGCATCCCCGCTATCTGGAAGGGGCGGATATTTCCCGCATGTTTTTGCTGATGGGGGAACTTACCAGGGTGGAGGCGGAGGTTATGGCTCTGCAGTGGAATGCCCTGGAAGCGGATCGTGTGGGTTTGCCGGAAGACGCCCGCGTTTTCCGCGCAAGGGCGGCCTCCTATCAGGAGCAGATAAACGCCATCCGTAAAAGAAGGGAAACCGCGGAACAGTATTGGCAGGATTTGGAAAAGAAATACTTGGCCCTGAAAGACGGCACCCAGAAGAAGATTGCGGATTTGAACAGGCAGGTTTCCCAGTTGCAGGGGGAAGTGAGGGAAGTGGCCAGCCAGCCGAGAACGGAACGCATCATTGTCCCGCCGATTATCAGGACGTGGAATTATCCGCCGCCGCCCGTTATTATCCGGCCCCAGCCGCTTCCTCCGCGTCCCGTGCCTCCGCCTCATCCGAGGCCTTTGCCCATAAAGCCGAGTTTGTACAGAGGTTAAAGAGGCTCCAGAGCATTGCCTTTTCTCCCCATGGGCCTGTGCCGTTTACAGGAAAAAGGCTGCCGGGGCATTCCTTTGCCGTTGAGGGGAAACATCAGATTCCGGGCAGGGGGAACAGTTCCATGCGGCCTTCCCGGAAGGAGGCCAGATTCCTGAACCCTGCCTGCCGGGCCAGTTCCCCGGCCCGCTTGAAATCCTGCCCTACATCCTCCGGCCTGTGGGCGTCCGAGCTGATGGTCAGGGGAATCCCCGCTTCCGCCGCCATTTTCAGGAATTGCCCGTCCGGATATTGTTCGCCGCACTTGTTGTGCCAACCGGCCGTATTAAGTTCCAGACATGCTCCGGATTCCCGCATGGTTTCCAGCGCCGGTTCATAATAACGGCGCAGGTCGCCGGAGGGGCGGAAGCCGAATTTTTTGATCAGGTCCGCGTGTCCCATGATGTGGAACATTCCGGAGGCGGCCATATTCCGGAAGCGCTCCCAATATTGTTCCCACGCGTCCTCCACATCCGTCCGGCGCCAGAAATCCATCCTGTAGGGATTGTCGAATTCCTCCTTTTCCCCCAGGTAATGGACGGAACCGATCAGGTAATCCCATGCGTGCAGGCCCTGCAGGCGCTCTATCCATGGTTCAATGCCGGGAAACCAGTCGCATTCCAGAGCGGAACGGACTGTCAGTCCGTGCGGCGCGGCGCATTCGCGGGCTTCCGTGATCCAGTCCAGGTAGGCCGGCATGTCCGCCTGCTTCATGCGCCAGTCGTCAAAAGGTTCCCCGGGCATCGGGGCATGGTCTGAAATGCCGTATTCCCGGAGCCCGGCACGGACGGCTGCCTGCACATATTCCTGCGGAGTGCCGGAGGCGTGCAGGCACAGGGGGGTATGGGTATGGTAATCGCAGTACATGAAGGGGAATGCCCATGCTAGCATGGCGCGGCGGACGGTTCAACCCGGAGGGATGTCTTTGTTCATTATTTGCCGTCGTTGACTTTATGAGTTGATTTTATGGACAGGATTTTTTAGAGTCGCGTTAAATAGGACACGTGACGTATGAGTGACTGGCAAGGCTTTTCCCCGCTGAATGATTTTACAGGGCCGCTCCTGGATAACCTGAAGCGCCACCCCAAGCGCATTGTTTTTCCGGAAGGGGAGGATGTCCGCGTGCTGCGCGTGTCCCAGCGCTTTGTGGAGGAGCAGGCTGGAGCGCCCATCCTGCTGGGAAGGAAGGAAGTCATCACGAGAATGGCGGAAATGAACGGAATTTCCCTGAAATTCGTCCGTGTCATTGAACCGCAAAAAAGCTCGGATATTCAGATGTTCTGCGACCGCTATGAACGGGCGGAACAGATGTTCGGCAACGGGTTGCCCATAAACACCCGTGAAATTGTTTCCGAACCGGTTCATTTTGCCGCCATGATGGTGCTTTACGGCCAGGCGGACGCCATTGTGGCCGGGAACATGAAAAGGGTGGCTTCCGTTTTCCGCGCGGTGAACAAGTACCGGCAGGATCCCGTTCCCACCAAGCCCCTGTTTGCCATTTCCATCGTGCTTGTGCCCGAATTTTCCAAAAAATTCGGCGGCCGCGGCGTCTATTTTCTGGCGGATACCGGGGTTAATCCTGAACCCACGGTGGAAAATATGGCCTATTTTGCCGTGGAGACGGCCAAGATGGCCCGCCACATGCTGGGTAAAAGCGTTCGCGTCGCCATGTTGAGTGCGTCCACTTCAGGTTCCGTTCCGGAACTGGCCGCGGACCGTACCAGGGCCGCGGCGGCGCTGGCGAAGAGCATGGTGCAGAAGGATTGCCTGAGCAATGAAATCTCCGTAGAGGGAGAAATCCAGATTGACGCCGCTCTGTCGTCGGATTCCTACAGCGTGCGCGTGCACCGCAATTCCATGCTTCAGCCGAGTGAGGTGTGGGTCTTCCCGACTCTGGATGCTGCGGATATCTCCAAAAAACTGTTGTGCATGATGCCGTCCGTATACAACTACGGCCTTATTCTGGGCGGTCTGCTCTTTCCGATTGCGCAGCTGCCGCGGCTGACGGATGAAGACAGGATGTTCGGCACTGCGCTGGTGGTAGGGAATGAAGCCATTAAATTCCACCTGCTGTATCCGCAGGGGGTTGCTCCGCTTTATTGACCGGGGGAGGCGCGTCCATGACCAGCAGGCGCTTTTCCCTGCGCACGGCCAGTTTCCCGCCGGGCAGGGAAGTCCGGGAAGGGCCGTCTGTATTCAAGATATTGATTACCCGGAGTACGGCGTCTTCCGTCAGGTTCGGAATATGCTGCCGGCGCAGGTAATCATGCACGGCGCATTGTTTCAGCTCCGCAGGAAGCAGGTTGATCTTCGGCAGGAACAGGCGCCCCTGGGGATCTGTCAGGTTCATGGAGTCCAGCGCCTGGGAAAGCGCCGTGCGGATTTGATTTTCCAGACGGCAGGCGCGTGAAAAGGGAAGGCTGGTGTCCCTCTGGAACAGCGCATTCAATTTGGGAATGATTTCATGGCGCAGAACATTCCTGGTATATTCGGCAGACTGGTTGCTGGAGTCCTCCTTCCATGGAATATGGAGATGCTCCAGATAGGCGGTGATATCCTCCCGGGAAAAATCCAGCATGGGGCGTACGACGGTCAATCCGTTGGCCCAGGTGGAGACGGGGGACATGCCGTGAATGCCGGAGGCGCCGCGGCAGAGGTGAAGAAGAGCCGTTTCCTGCTGGTCGTTCCGGTGGTGGGCCAGGGCCACGAACGCCCCCGGATGGCCGGCGGCCCATTTCAGAAACGAGGCCTGCCTGGCTTCCCTGGCCGCTTCTTCAATGGAAATTCCACGGGTATGGGCCATATCGCGGACATGGACGCGTTCCCGGACACAGGGAATACCCAGGGAGGCCGCGTAACGGAGCACAAACGTTTCCTCTTCCTCCGCTTCCGGACGCAGCTGGTGGTTTACATGGCATGCAACCAGGTTGCAGCCCGGCATGCCGGACAGCAGGGAAAGCAGAGCCATGGAGTCCCTTCCCCCGCTGATTCCGGCAAGGACGGGGCGGCCGGAGCGGAGAAGTTCCGCGGACTGGCTGTCAAAATGGTCCGGTGTCAATATCATGCTGCTGCAAGTGAAGCTGGAAAAAGAGAAAAAGAAAAGCCTGCAAATAAAAACCCCGTTTTCCGGAAAGGAAACGGGGTTGAAAAATTGCTGAAGGCAGTTCTTACTTGTTGAGCTTGGGCTTGCCTCCGCTGCGGCGGACGGTGCCGAAACGCTTCTGGAATTTGTCGATGCGGCCTTCCGTGTCCACAAACTGGTTCTTGCCGGTGAAGAACGGGTGGGAATCAGAGGTGATACCGCAGGAAACCACGAAATGTTCAACCCCGTCAATAACTTCCGTCTTGGGGGAACGAACGGTGGAACGGGTGATGAAGCGGCGGCCGGTGGTGATGTCAACGAAAACGACCGGATTATACTGGGGATGAATATCTTTCTTCATGGTGGTGTATTGCGTTTCCGACGCAAGGGGAACGCAAGTATAAATATGTTTTATTGCATGTCAAGCATCCCCGCGTAAAAATAAGGAAGTTTGCACATGACGGTTCGGGAGCTTGCGGAAGGAACGGTTGTGGAGATGATGGGACGGAAAATGGAGCAGGTGTTGAAGAGGCCCCCCTGGTGGGCGTGGTTTTCCCTGATGGGATTGGAAATCCCTTCTGCCGCCATTGCCTGGGCTTTTGCCGTCAGCCAGTCCCATCTGGTGGCGGTTTCCTCCCCCTGGCTGTATCAGTTCCTGTTTGTGGCTGTCTGGTGCGTCAACATGCTGGACCGGGTGCTGAAAATATTCCGGAGCGGTTCCGCCGTGCACACGGATGAATGCCTGCTCTTTGCCAAAAAGCACTGTTTCGTGATCTCCCTGCTCATTATGGTGGCGGCCGTGACGGGGCTTTGGATTATGTTTTTCCAGTTGGGCGTGGTCATTTTCCAATTTGCCTTTCTGCCTGGCGTTTGCAGTCTGCTCTTTCTCTATTTTTCTTCCAACCCTCATCAGAAAGGGATCTTGTCTTCCGGATTCGTCATGGGGGCGTTTTTCGCCGCCGTTTCCTTTGCCACGGGAGCCGGAATACCGGCCTACTTTTACGGGACGGTAGGGGGCGGCTGGGGAGGCCAGCTGTCCGAACCCACCTGGTATCTGGTGGCGCTGGTCATGCTCTGCATGTTCAGCCGCAAACGGTGGAGTGAAGAAGAGGAAGAAGATGGGCAGGATTCCGCCGACCGTGACATGGTATCCCTGGTATGGATGGGGGTGACAGTCATTTACGTCGTATTCTGCCTGGCCGCCGCCGCCAGGGAATACACCGGAGACGCGTGGATTTATTATGGGCTGGCGATGGCGGGGGCATTCATGTTTGTGCTGGACAGGATGAAGAGGAATATGCCTCCCCTTCTCCTGTACACGCTGTCCTGGGCGGCGCTGATTTTTGCATTGCTGTTGAGCGGTATTCTGGCGCAGGCTTCCTCCTGATTGACCGGGCGGATTCCCGCTATGGGGAGGGCAAAATACAGGGAAGTTGAAAAAATAATATTTTGTGGTTGCAATATTGGGAAGAGGATGATAGATTCTGCCCCGCAAGCGCGTTCTGCGTGCAAGCAAGTGGCTCGGTAGCTCAGTCGGTAGAGCAGGGGATTGAAAATCCCCGTGTCGGCGGTTCGATCCCGTCCCGAGCCACCATTTTTTCTCCCATTTCTTAAAACCCCCTTTTTATACGGGAAGTAGCTCAGCCTGGTGGAGCGCCTGCTTTGGGAGCAGGATGTCGCAGGTTCGAATCCTGTCTTCCCGACCATTTTAAAGCCTGTAAATCGAATGGTTTGCGGGTTTTTGTCTTTAGTGTAACTTCCTGTTGGTTGTCCGTATGGTTATCTGTAAAATGGATTATTCCTGTACGAAGGCATCCGCACCTGTGATTATTTAAAGCGCCGGAAATCTTCTGTATCCGAATCACTGCGGAGAGAAAGACAATGAATCATTCTTTTCAAACCTGCTGCGTACTGGCGGAAGACTTGATGGTTGGGAGCAGCGTGCCGGATTCTTTCCCTGACGGCGGGGATATGAATAAGATTGATCAGTATGTCGGGCTGAGAGACGGTATAAAAAACGCCGCAGGGGAGAGGTGCGGCGGAGTGGAAAAAGTGATGGATGATAGAAGAAGTTTTATTTCTTTTTTAATATATAATGTTCGGCCAGGATGCCCTGATTGATTGTCCCTTCCTTGTCTGACAGCATTACTTTACTGCCGTCAAGTATTTTATAGTAAGATTTTTCATTGGAAGAGGACTGGGTCAATTCAATCAGGCTGCCGTTGATGAAAGCATAAGAGCCTTTTGATTTGAAAATGGCGTTTTTTTCTCCTATGTATTCGCTTCTCAATACATAAGTCTTGTTGTTGTTTAATGTCAGCGTTGTTTTGATCCCTTCACAATCGGCGGCAGGAAGAATTCCTTCATAAGTGCCGTAAGGATTAAAATTTTCCGCTTGTTCCGCTGTTTTTGTTCCTCCGTTTTCAATTGGAGAATGATGATTTTGAGGAGAATTACAGCCGGTTACGATCACTAGACATGCGGCCCATAAAAGAATCATTTTCATGGCAGGTATCTTTCTTTTGGATGAATGTTTTTCCTGATTCAACAGGGGAGAAGCTGGAAACAAGCAGTTTTGTGTCTGCCATTTCCCGCCTTACTATCATATAGGGCAAGGTGATGGAGAGGGGCAAGATTTTTTCTTTTCATGGACCCCGCGAGTATGATGAATGCCGGATGATTTTTTTCTGTTGGCGCGGATGACGCTTTTGGCGGCGGCGGTTTGTTTTGCCTCATCTCTTGGCTGTGCGGCAGCGTGTTTCCGGAACAGCAAGGCTGCCCGATGGCGCCTGCTTCCTGTCCTGGTGATGATTATGGTTGCGGTTCTGTTCGGGAATGGAGGCGATTAATTAGTCATTTGTATATCTTTTGATTGACCGCATGTGCGCGTACGTATACTTTCCGGTCATGCTCCTTCGATTTTTATCGAGCCTCTTTTTTGCGTCCGGCATCGTTTTTGCCGCCCAGGCGAATCCCCAGCCTTATCCGGATTCCGATTCTTCAGACGGATATGATCCCGGTTTTTATGCAGAGGCTTATTCCGGCGGTTACGACAACGCTTCGGCGCCGGCGGAGGCGTCCGCCTCCAGGCCCGTTTTCCCTACACAGTCCTATTTTGAATTGCTTGGCCCCATGGATTCCAGGAATGGGCTCGGAAGCGTGAATGTCCAGAATTGGATGACGGATTTGAATTTGTGCAGAATGTCCAGCGGTTCCTGGAATTTTTCTTCTACCGCGGCGTTGCGTCTGAGCTGGTTTAACGGAAAAGGGGCGGATAAGATGGATGTGGACCGGCTGTACACGATTTGGCTGAATGTGAATGCCTCCTATGCCGTCACGGGAAAGACGCGCCTGGTTTTCGGTGTGACGCCCCAGATTTCCACGGATTTCGATACCTGGACGAGCCATAATATTTTCTTAGGAGGCCATGTTCTTCTGGCAGGCCCCTTGAACGACCGGTTCAGCTATGGCGTCGGCATCGGCTGTTATCCGCAGCTTGGGGATTATCCTTTGCTGCCTCTTATTCAGTTTAAATGGGATGCTTCCCGGAATTGGACGCTACAACTGGAGGGGACCCGTCTTTCCTATATCAACAGGGTGAGCGAGGGATTCAAGTGGGGGCCGTTCGTTTCCGTGGTGTCCGGCACATGGACGATTCACCATGACCGCCGCGTTCGCCAGTTTGCATGGATTTCCGGCGTCGCCGGCATAGGAGCCGATGCGGGGCTGGGACGTTGGGGCAGCGTTCGCCCCAGGCTGGTGGCGGATATCGGTTTTTCCTTCGGGAATTCCGGTACTATCAAGACTAGCAACGGGAGCCATGATTTGGAAAAGTACCATTATGACCCCGGTTTTTATTTGCGTGCGGGGTTGCTGTTTGAGTTTTGATCGGCCAACAGGATTAGCGAATACATGACGAGGCCTCCGGCGCGTTGAGTGCGCCGGAGGCCTTTTACATATGGGGCGGTCTGAGGCCGGAATGGTGTCCGGGAGCGGTCAGGCTTCTTCAACAGAGGGCCTGCCCACGGAGTGGTATTCAAATCCTACGGCCCGGAGGTTTGCCGGGGAGAGGATGTTTCTTCCATCAAAG
This region of Akkermansia muciniphila genomic DNA includes:
- a CDS encoding histidinol-phosphatase; protein product: MLAWAFPFMYCDYHTHTPLCLHASGTPQEYVQAAVRAGLREYGISDHAPMPGEPFDDWRMKQADMPAYLDWITEARECAAPHGLTVRSALECDWFPGIEPWIERLQGLHAWDYLIGSVHYLGEKEEFDNPYRMDFWRRTDVEDAWEQYWERFRNMAASGMFHIMGHADLIKKFGFRPSGDLRRYYEPALETMRESGACLELNTAGWHNKCGEQYPDGQFLKMAAEAGIPLTISSDAHRPEDVGQDFKRAGELARQAGFRNLASFREGRMELFPLPGI
- a CDS encoding phosphate acyltransferase translates to MSDWQGFSPLNDFTGPLLDNLKRHPKRIVFPEGEDVRVLRVSQRFVEEQAGAPILLGRKEVITRMAEMNGISLKFVRVIEPQKSSDIQMFCDRYERAEQMFGNGLPINTREIVSEPVHFAAMMVLYGQADAIVAGNMKRVASVFRAVNKYRQDPVPTKPLFAISIVLVPEFSKKFGGRGVYFLADTGVNPEPTVENMAYFAVETAKMARHMLGKSVRVAMLSASTSGSVPELAADRTRAAAALAKSMVQKDCLSNEISVEGEIQIDAALSSDSYSVRVHRNSMLQPSEVWVFPTLDAADISKKLLCMMPSVYNYGLILGGLLFPIAQLPRLTDEDRMFGTALVVGNEAIKFHLLYPQGVAPLY
- the tilS gene encoding tRNA lysidine(34) synthetase TilS, yielding MILTPDHFDSQSAELLRSGRPVLAGISGGRDSMALLSLLSGMPGCNLVACHVNHQLRPEAEEEETFVLRYAASLGIPCVRERVHVRDMAHTRGISIEEAAREARQASFLKWAAGHPGAFVALAHHRNDQQETALLHLCRGASGIHGMSPVSTWANGLTVVRPMLDFSREDITAYLEHLHIPWKEDSSNQSAEYTRNVLRHEIIPKLNALFQRDTSLPFSRACRLENQIRTALSQALDSMNLTDPQGRLFLPKINLLPAELKQCAVHDYLRRQHIPNLTEDAVLRVINILNTDGPSRTSLPGGKLAVRREKRLLVMDAPPPVNKAEQPPADTAGGI
- a CDS encoding type B 50S ribosomal protein L31, which encodes MKKDIHPQYNPVVFVDITTGRRFITRSTVRSPKTEVIDGVEHFVVSCGITSDSHPFFTGKNQFVDTEGRIDKFQKRFGTVRRSGGKPKLNK
- a CDS encoding copper resistance protein NlpE; translated protein: MKMILLWAACLVIVTGCNSPQNHHSPIENGGTKTAEQAENFNPYGTYEGILPAADCEGIKTTLTLNNNKTYVLRSEYIGEKNAIFKSKGSYAFINGSLIELTQSSSNEKSYYKILDGSKVMLSDKEGTINQGILAEHYILKKK
- a CDS encoding Amuc_1434 family mucin 2-degrading aspartic protease, whose protein sequence is MLLRFLSSLFFASGIVFAAQANPQPYPDSDSSDGYDPGFYAEAYSGGYDNASAPAEASASRPVFPTQSYFELLGPMDSRNGLGSVNVQNWMTDLNLCRMSSGSWNFSSTAALRLSWFNGKGADKMDVDRLYTIWLNVNASYAVTGKTRLVFGVTPQISTDFDTWTSHNIFLGGHVLLAGPLNDRFSYGVGIGCYPQLGDYPLLPLIQFKWDASRNWTLQLEGTRLSYINRVSEGFKWGPFVSVVSGTWTIHHDRRVRQFAWISGVAGIGADAGLGRWGSVRPRLVADIGFSFGNSGTIKTSNGSHDLEKYHYDPGFYLRAGLLFEF